Proteins encoded in a region of the Elizabethkingia bruuniana genome:
- a CDS encoding N-6 DNA methylase, which translates to MGFSKKQYLQQNIDALRIAFTLEKEKRQATVGERLSLMRYSGFGGLKFVLNPIADETDINHWRKTDHDLFPITQELHQLLKENSEDDKQYRRYVDSMKSSVLTAFYTPPQVIDAISETLRESGVNIQKFLEPSAGIGSFIQSFSENQLPKITAYEKDLLTGKILKHLYPESTIRISGFEEIPDKEQNSYDIVASNIPFGDTSVFDLSFSRSKNDAKVQAARSVHNYFFLKGNFMLREGGLQVFITSQGVLNSPKNEPIRRALMENNNLVSVVRLPNDLFTEYAGTEVGSDLIILQKNTAKQGLTETEELFCQSKQTKYNTPSNAFFRNGTRVIHTDLKIDTDPYGQPALIYTHKDGVAGIAKDLKQMLSEDFGKHLNLDLYKGERNDEPVIIQQKPQPAPTPVIHRESPQELKQLSIFDLFENEDKPVMVVAPAKSTTQAKRQTAKKRQGRTDRQTNLFSGGMQQSYIQPPSNPIGTTQINGKKQVAIGDLFSQTNGNGQADTPAIPNIVINTIPEPAAYSGKLQPFHRNDCLIVDKGWVGHLQDVDTADGTAVFHPLQLPSLQKVRAEAYIGVRDIYQQLYNKEAELQTEHKEERGTLNNLYDAFIKRYGNLNDAKNIELIKTDSAGKEMPYLERVVGGVVHKADIFNRPVSFSTATIATDNPEEALSASLNKYGSVDLDYMSEISGMPADTLKEALHGRIFYNPLEKEYEIAERWISGNVVDKANEIKTYLENNPNDTQAKESLTVLEEARPRRIEFEELDFNLGERWIPTGIYARFASHLFEAEVNIHYAESADDFSVTCKRKNVHIWDKYTVKAQSRTYDGIALLKHALVNTTPDISKTVHIDGKDVKMRDMEAIQMANTKIDEIRIAFTDWLHAQNDAFKKRLTDQYNDTFNCFVRPDYDGSHQEFPGLDRKGLGIEDLYSSQKDAVWMIKLNNGAICDHEVGAGKTLIMCTAAQEMKRLGMAHKPMIIGLKANIPEIAEAYRTAYPHAKILYPGIDDFTPEKRLRIFGDIKNNEWDCVILTHDQFGMIPQSPEIQKEILQNELDTVEENLDVMRSQGDEITQWMLKGAEKQKENLEVKLKTLQHDIENRKDDIVDFKMMGIDHLFIDESHQFKNLMFNTRHSRVAGLGNQQGSQKAMNLLFAIRTIQERTQADMGATFLSGTTISNSLTELYLLFKYLRPRALAKQGINSFDAWAAIYAKKTTDYEFSVANNIVAKERFRYFIKVPELAQFYSEITDYRTAEMIGIDRPEKNEIFYNIPPTPDQEEFIQNLMEFAKTGKGELLGRAPLSKSEEKAKMLIATDYARKMSLDMRMVSGIYEDHPDNKASHCANNIAKYYNKFNAQKGTQFVFSDLGTYKPNEWNVYSEIKRKLVEDHNIPANEIRFIQEAKTDRQRKALIKGMNDGTIRVLFGSTSMLGTGVNAQKRAVAVHHLDTPWRPSDLAQRDGRAVRKGNEIAKHFNNNKVDVIIYAVEKSLDSYKFNLLFNKQLFIDQLKSNNLGKRTIDEGSMDEKSGMNFSEYVAILSGNTDLLDKARVEKQIAGLESEKQAFNRSKYSAKSKLENYKEEFNAAQSRLNRMTTDWDNLQQRIQKRQDGIVLNPVQLDGLSSNANAKQIGTKLNEIAEKARTGGDYQEIGSLYGFQLIVKTEMSEKDGVDIRVNRFFIQGEGNIKYNHNFGVIAKDPETASLNFLRALEKLPSFIKKEQDNIAEFQKDIPILQEVVNGTWSKENRLSELKTELATVERKIQLSIEPEQKQEPAEQTEKKQETPKISESIIRTKGVHLPRGVL; encoded by the coding sequence ATGGGCTTCAGTAAAAAGCAATATCTCCAACAGAACATTGATGCCCTGCGGATTGCTTTTACATTGGAAAAGGAGAAACGACAAGCCACCGTAGGCGAAAGACTGTCATTGATGCGTTATAGCGGATTTGGTGGTCTTAAATTCGTGCTGAACCCCATAGCGGACGAAACAGACATCAACCATTGGCGGAAAACCGACCACGATTTATTCCCCATTACACAGGAACTCCACCAATTACTCAAAGAAAATTCCGAAGACGATAAGCAATACCGTAGATATGTGGACAGTATGAAAAGCTCGGTATTGACGGCTTTTTACACTCCACCACAGGTCATTGATGCGATTTCCGAAACCTTGCGTGAAAGTGGTGTGAACATTCAAAAATTCCTCGAACCCTCCGCAGGTATCGGCTCGTTTATTCAATCCTTTTCCGAAAACCAACTACCCAAAATTACCGCTTACGAAAAGGATTTGCTGACAGGCAAAATTTTAAAACACCTTTATCCCGAAAGTACTATTCGTATAAGTGGTTTTGAGGAAATCCCCGACAAGGAACAAAATAGCTATGATATAGTCGCAAGTAATATTCCCTTTGGCGACACCTCTGTATTCGACCTTTCATTTTCTCGAAGTAAGAACGATGCAAAAGTTCAAGCTGCGAGAAGTGTTCACAACTACTTCTTTCTGAAAGGAAATTTTATGCTCCGTGAGGGCGGTTTACAGGTGTTCATTACCTCTCAAGGTGTTTTGAACAGCCCGAAGAATGAGCCGATACGCAGGGCGTTGATGGAAAACAATAATTTGGTTTCGGTTGTCCGACTGCCCAATGACCTCTTTACGGAATATGCAGGTACGGAAGTTGGAAGTGATTTGATAATCCTGCAAAAGAATACGGCAAAACAAGGTCTGACCGAAACGGAAGAACTGTTTTGCCAAAGCAAACAGACCAAATACAATACGCCAAGCAATGCTTTTTTTCGCAATGGTACGAGGGTTATCCATACTGACCTTAAAATAGATACCGACCCTTACGGACAGCCTGCCTTAATTTATACACACAAAGACGGCGTTGCCGGAATTGCCAAAGACCTCAAACAAATGCTTTCCGAAGATTTTGGAAAGCACCTGAATTTGGATTTGTACAAAGGCGAACGCAACGATGAGCCTGTTATCATTCAGCAAAAGCCACAACCTGCACCAACTCCGGTAATTCATCGGGAAAGCCCGCAGGAACTAAAACAGTTGAGCATATTTGACCTGTTTGAAAATGAGGATAAGCCTGTAATGGTGGTTGCCCCAGCCAAAAGTACCACGCAAGCCAAAAGGCAAACCGCTAAAAAAAGACAAGGTAGAACAGATCGTCAAACCAATTTGTTCAGCGGAGGAATGCAACAGTCGTATATACAGCCACCCTCAAATCCCATCGGCACAACACAAATAAACGGTAAAAAACAGGTAGCCATTGGCGATTTGTTTTCACAAACCAATGGGAATGGCCAAGCGGACACCCCAGCCATTCCCAACATCGTAATCAATACCATTCCCGAACCTGCTGCGTATAGTGGCAAACTGCAACCGTTCCACCGAAACGACTGCCTTATCGTGGATAAAGGTTGGGTCGGTCATCTGCAAGATGTAGATACCGCAGACGGTACGGCTGTTTTCCACCCCTTGCAACTGCCGTCCTTACAGAAAGTAAGAGCCGAAGCGTATATCGGTGTACGTGATATTTACCAACAGCTTTACAACAAAGAAGCGGAGCTTCAGACCGAACATAAGGAAGAAAGGGGAACCCTTAACAACCTTTACGATGCTTTTATAAAAAGGTACGGAAACCTCAACGATGCTAAAAATATCGAACTCATCAAAACGGATAGTGCAGGTAAAGAAATGCCCTATTTGGAGCGTGTTGTTGGTGGCGTGGTGCATAAGGCGGATATATTCAACCGTCCGGTAAGTTTTTCTACCGCAACCATAGCAACGGACAATCCCGAAGAAGCGTTATCGGCTTCGCTGAACAAATACGGAAGCGTGGATTTGGACTATATGTCCGAAATCAGCGGTATGCCTGCCGATACGCTGAAAGAGGCCTTACACGGACGTATTTTCTACAATCCATTAGAAAAGGAATATGAAATAGCTGAACGTTGGATTTCGGGCAATGTCGTGGATAAAGCCAACGAAATCAAAACCTACCTCGAAAACAATCCCAATGATACCCAAGCCAAAGAAAGTTTGACGGTATTAGAGGAAGCAAGACCAAGGCGGATTGAATTTGAGGAACTTGATTTTAATCTCGGCGAGCGCTGGATACCTACAGGGATCTATGCCCGGTTTGCATCACATTTGTTTGAAGCGGAAGTCAATATCCATTATGCAGAAAGTGCTGATGACTTTTCCGTAACCTGCAAACGGAAGAATGTACATATATGGGACAAATACACTGTCAAAGCCCAAAGCCGTACCTATGACGGAATTGCCCTGCTCAAACATGCCCTTGTCAACACTACGCCCGACATTTCCAAAACAGTACACATAGATGGCAAAGATGTCAAAATGCGGGATATGGAAGCCATACAAATGGCGAATACCAAGATTGATGAAATACGCATTGCCTTTACCGATTGGCTTCACGCCCAAAACGATGCCTTCAAAAAAAGGCTGACCGACCAATACAACGACACCTTTAACTGTTTTGTGCGACCGGACTATGACGGCTCACATCAGGAGTTTCCGGGATTGGATCGCAAAGGATTAGGTATTGAAGATCTGTATTCGAGCCAAAAGGATGCGGTATGGATGATAAAACTGAATAACGGTGCTATCTGCGACCACGAAGTAGGTGCAGGAAAGACGTTGATTATGTGTACGGCAGCACAGGAAATGAAGCGTTTGGGAATGGCTCATAAACCGATGATTATCGGATTGAAAGCCAATATTCCTGAAATAGCTGAAGCCTACCGCACCGCTTATCCTCACGCCAAAATCCTCTATCCGGGCATTGATGATTTTACACCTGAAAAACGCCTGCGGATTTTTGGCGATATAAAAAACAACGAATGGGATTGTGTGATACTCACGCACGACCAATTCGGAATGATTCCCCAATCGCCAGAAATACAAAAGGAAATCCTGCAAAACGAATTGGATACAGTGGAGGAAAACCTTGACGTGATGCGAAGTCAGGGCGATGAAATAACCCAATGGATGCTCAAAGGTGCGGAAAAGCAAAAGGAAAATCTTGAAGTAAAGCTCAAAACCCTACAACACGATATTGAAAACCGCAAAGATGATATTGTGGATTTCAAAATGATGGGTATCGATCATTTATTTATTGATGAAAGTCATCAATTTAAAAACCTGATGTTCAATACAAGACATTCAAGGGTTGCGGGATTGGGCAATCAACAAGGAAGCCAAAAAGCGATGAACCTGCTTTTTGCTATCCGTACCATTCAGGAACGAACTCAAGCAGATATGGGTGCAACTTTCCTTTCGGGTACGACCATTAGTAATTCGCTTACTGAATTATACCTACTTTTTAAATACCTACGACCACGGGCATTGGCAAAACAGGGCATCAATTCTTTTGATGCGTGGGCGGCAATCTATGCCAAGAAAACAACCGATTATGAGTTTTCGGTGGCGAATAACATCGTGGCAAAGGAGCGGTTCCGTTACTTTATCAAAGTGCCGGAACTGGCTCAATTCTATTCCGAAATTACAGATTATCGTACTGCGGAAATGATTGGGATTGACCGCCCCGAAAAGAACGAGATATTTTACAATATACCGCCTACTCCAGACCAAGAGGAGTTTATTCAAAACCTAATGGAGTTTGCCAAAACAGGCAAAGGGGAATTACTCGGCAGAGCACCGCTATCCAAATCAGAGGAAAAAGCAAAGATGCTTATCGCTACGGACTATGCCCGTAAGATGTCTTTGGATATGCGAATGGTAAGCGGTATCTACGAAGACCACCCTGATAACAAAGCCTCTCACTGTGCCAACAATATTGCGAAATATTACAACAAATTCAACGCACAAAAAGGAACGCAATTCGTTTTCTCGGATTTAGGTACTTACAAACCGAATGAATGGAATGTGTACTCCGAAATCAAACGCAAGCTCGTGGAAGACCACAATATACCTGCGAATGAAATCCGTTTTATTCAGGAAGCCAAAACAGACAGGCAACGTAAGGCACTTATCAAGGGAATGAACGACGGTACAATCCGTGTGCTGTTCGGCTCAACGAGTATGCTCGGAACAGGCGTAAATGCACAGAAAAGGGCTGTTGCCGTTCATCATTTAGATACGCCGTGGCGACCGTCCGACCTTGCCCAGCGTGACGGTCGGGCAGTCCGCAAGGGCAATGAAATTGCCAAGCACTTCAACAACAATAAAGTAGATGTCATTATTTACGCCGTTGAAAAATCGCTGGATAGCTATAAATTCAACCTGTTGTTTAACAAACAGCTTTTTATCGACCAATTAAAATCCAATAATCTCGGCAAACGCACCATTGACGAGGGCAGTATGGACGAGAAATCAGGAATGAACTTTTCGGAATATGTGGCAATCCTGTCGGGAAATACTGACCTGCTGGATAAAGCGAGGGTTGAAAAACAGATTGCCGGATTGGAAAGCGAAAAGCAAGCGTTTAACCGTTCCAAGTATAGTGCTAAATCCAAATTGGAAAACTATAAGGAAGAATTTAACGCAGCTCAATCACGCCTGAACCGAATGACAACGGATTGGGATAATTTACAACAACGCATACAAAAACGGCAGGACGGCATAGTTTTAAACCCTGTTCAGTTAGACGGCTTATCGTCCAACGCTAATGCAAAACAAATCGGTACAAAGCTCAATGAAATTGCAGAAAAAGCCCGAACAGGCGGGGATTATCAGGAAATTGGCAGCTTGTACGGCTTTCAGCTTATCGTCAAAACGGAAATGTCGGAAAAAGACGGCGTAGATATTCGGGTAAACCGATTTTTCATACAGGGAGAGGGTAACATTAAATACAACCACAATTTCGGGGTAATTGCAAAAGACCCCGAAACCGCCTCTTTAAATTTTTTAAGGGCATTGGAAAAACTGCCGTCGTTTATTAAAAAAGAACAGGACAATATTGCCGAGTTCCAAAAAGATATTCCGATACTTCAGGAGGTCGTTAATGGTACGTGGTCAAAGGAAAACCGATTGAGTGAACTCAAAACGGAATTAGCGACTGTTGAGCGTAAGATACAACTATCTATCGAACCGGAACAAAAACAAGAACCTGCGGAGCAAACCGAAAAAAAGCAAGAAACACCAAAGATTTCAGAAAGTATTATTCGGACAAAAGGCGTTCATCTGCCACGAGGGGTATTATAA
- a CDS encoding universal stress protein, which produces MEIKPKILLPVDFYSTSDNTFLYAIAFAEQFNADVHILTVLEDTAEPEQNNQFRKGLKEREIELFYQQIKSYKNTSEVNLSFGLTKESFTDAIINYLQNNAIDFLIIGYDTNGIKSNSQIRQEISEKNYKVNVPIIIVPEKATFSIENNIAFDVRLHSEECELLKKLAVDFNKKGRLVHCIHIADSQKSFNEAVAKKDAWLNKINQTNLSLDILLSKNIMNGLKKIIEKYNIQVLTMINSSANEIQTLLRTQVEALTVLSPKAVYVYISTNQRIDF; this is translated from the coding sequence ATGGAAATAAAACCAAAAATTCTTTTGCCTGTTGATTTTTATTCAACATCAGACAATACTTTCTTATATGCAATAGCATTTGCAGAACAGTTCAATGCAGATGTTCATATACTAACCGTGTTGGAAGATACGGCTGAACCGGAACAAAACAATCAATTCAGAAAAGGGCTGAAAGAACGTGAAATAGAACTGTTCTATCAACAGATAAAAAGCTATAAGAATACTTCGGAAGTAAACCTTTCTTTCGGACTGACAAAGGAAAGTTTCACGGACGCAATCATTAACTATTTACAGAACAACGCGATAGATTTCCTGATAATCGGATATGACACCAACGGAATAAAATCCAATTCACAAATTAGGCAGGAAATATCAGAGAAGAATTATAAAGTCAATGTGCCGATTATCATCGTTCCGGAAAAAGCTACTTTCAGTATAGAAAACAATATCGCTTTCGATGTACGACTACATAGTGAAGAATGTGAATTATTGAAAAAGCTCGCCGTTGATTTCAACAAAAAAGGCAGGTTAGTGCATTGTATACATATAGCAGACTCCCAAAAATCGTTTAACGAGGCGGTAGCTAAAAAAGATGCTTGGCTGAATAAGATTAATCAGACCAACCTAAGTTTGGATATACTCTTATCCAAAAATATAATGAACGGGCTAAAGAAGATAATTGAGAAATATAATATTCAGGTGCTCACTATGATAAACAGTTCTGCTAATGAAATCCAGACCTTGCTAAGAACACAGGTGGAAGCCCTTACTGTGCTAAGTCCCAAAGCAGTTTATGTTTATATTTCTACTAATCAAAGAATTGATTTTTAA
- a CDS encoding RteC domain-containing protein yields the protein MDKFYNETLHKLETAINELEIEADNCSIQRVEAIIQLIIQTLSKLKEYVLKRGFKNTDEEIHFFKHQKPVIVSKLIYYNAIYKIESKKPYGAKRIKKFLNKELKKLKKFFDNNIDFYKYYRSGNSFLDENFFIRGKHDIRMWLDTFYFEADHRFCTSHDYKVAKIIANDLIQVYLEDQLNSNHKKVSDSSSLHWTGSKTALTELIYALYAQGVFNNGNTDIKLIAKTFETAFNIDLGDFYHTFMELKARKINRTKFLDSLCEALIKKMDEQDER from the coding sequence CTGGATAAATTTTATAATGAAACACTACATAAACTGGAAACGGCTATCAACGAATTGGAGATTGAAGCAGATAATTGCTCGATACAACGAGTTGAAGCCATAATTCAACTTATTATCCAAACCCTGTCCAAATTAAAGGAGTATGTTTTAAAACGAGGGTTTAAAAATACTGATGAGGAAATCCATTTTTTCAAACATCAGAAACCTGTCATTGTTTCAAAGCTGATTTATTACAATGCTATCTATAAAATAGAAAGCAAAAAGCCTTATGGTGCAAAGCGGATAAAGAAATTTCTTAACAAAGAATTGAAAAAACTCAAAAAATTCTTTGACAACAATATTGACTTTTACAAGTATTACCGTAGTGGCAATTCTTTTCTTGATGAAAATTTCTTTATTCGTGGAAAACACGATATAAGGATGTGGTTGGATACGTTTTATTTTGAGGCAGACCACCGTTTTTGCACTTCTCACGATTATAAGGTCGCCAAAATAATTGCCAATGACCTGATACAAGTTTATCTTGAAGACCAGCTAAATAGCAATCATAAAAAGGTATCTGATAGTTCTTCACTCCATTGGACAGGAAGTAAAACGGCATTGACCGAGTTGATTTATGCACTCTACGCACAAGGCGTATTCAACAACGGAAATACCGATATAAAATTGATTGCCAAAACATTTGAAACTGCCTTTAATATTGATTTGGGCGATTTCTATCATACATTTATGGAATTGAAAGCCCGAAAAATAAACCGTACCAAATTCCTCGACAGCCTGTGTGAAGCTCTGATAAAGAAAATGGACGAACAAGACGAGAGGTAA
- a CDS encoding HlyD family secretion protein: MSENIENNNQENTPQPTGQSAEKQKVNKQKTKQKKTKIINILIVILVLGGLYFVVKSYFNVGNDKYTNAAQVESFINPINTRVSAYITEIRFVEHQYVKKGDTLLILDDREIQTQLGQAEATYMSALASKNATSSSVKTATNNVNTVGANVQAAKANIEATKARLWNAEQNFNRYKNLLADEAVTRQQFDQIKTDFEAQKAQLEAQISQYQSVINSKTTSELSVNEVQSRLGMNDADIKRTQSALDMAKLNLSYTVITAPHDGIMGRRTVNVGQLLNPSQQVGTIVDINNIWVTANYREKQMGNVQIGGLAKIQVDALGGKEFEGKITAVSGATGARYAAVPVDNSTGNFVKVQQRIPVRIEFTDKNKPEDLKLLRAGMNVEVNLK; encoded by the coding sequence ATGTCAGAAAATATAGAAAACAACAATCAGGAAAACACACCGCAACCGACTGGACAATCTGCGGAAAAGCAAAAGGTAAACAAGCAGAAAACCAAACAAAAAAAGACCAAAATCATCAATATTTTGATAGTCATTTTGGTTTTGGGCGGACTTTATTTTGTGGTAAAATCCTATTTCAATGTCGGGAACGACAAATACACCAATGCCGCACAGGTAGAATCGTTCATCAACCCGATAAATACAAGGGTTTCGGCTTATATCACTGAAATCCGTTTTGTGGAACATCAATATGTGAAAAAAGGTGATACATTATTGATATTGGACGACCGTGAAATACAAACTCAATTAGGACAGGCAGAAGCTACTTATATGTCGGCTTTGGCTTCTAAAAACGCAACATCCAGTTCGGTAAAAACAGCGACCAACAATGTAAATACCGTTGGAGCAAATGTGCAGGCAGCAAAAGCGAATATAGAAGCTACGAAAGCAAGACTGTGGAATGCGGAACAGAATTTTAATCGTTACAAAAACCTCTTGGCAGACGAAGCAGTAACCCGTCAGCAATTTGACCAGATAAAGACTGATTTCGAGGCACAAAAAGCCCAGTTGGAAGCCCAGATTTCGCAATATCAATCCGTGATTAATTCTAAAACTACGAGCGAATTATCAGTAAACGAAGTACAATCGCGATTGGGAATGAACGATGCTGACATCAAACGAACGCAGAGTGCTTTGGATATGGCAAAACTGAACCTTTCTTATACCGTTATCACAGCTCCCCACGATGGCATTATGGGAAGAAGAACAGTCAATGTAGGGCAGTTGTTAAACCCAAGCCAACAGGTTGGAACTATCGTGGACATCAATAACATTTGGGTAACGGCTAATTACCGTGAAAAACAAATGGGCAACGTACAGATAGGCGGTTTGGCAAAAATACAGGTAGATGCACTGGGCGGTAAAGAATTTGAGGGAAAAATAACCGCTGTATCAGGTGCAACAGGTGCGAGATATGCCGCTGTTCCGGTGGATAACTCAACAGGAAATTTTGTGAAAGTGCAACAGCGTATTCCGGTACGTATTGAATTTACAGATAAGAATAAACCCGAAGACTTGAAATTGCTTCGTGCAGGAATGAATGTAGAAGTGAACTTAAAATAA
- a CDS encoding universal stress protein: MKKILFLTDFSEVAKNAFLYALSLADNFNSELHILHITPIIEPKTDEERYRVHPLAQIFNDSLENDEWNEFKTEAKKLEQLAHNNNKLHVPVEFHFENGYFQDVIESHIVEKSIDLIVMGTSGNNTIDKKLFGSHAVRLIDSGFDIPILAVPAKAVFTSTGAFAVAVMLVENECVIIRRIATKLSPSETPLKCVHIVDTEEKAMAAQQKKAHWLTNFEGLDVQVDIVIDTDIEDGLTKYVEDNYINILSIIHRQLPFMKRLFNINHSKRLLRLSETAMLIYNVEDK, translated from the coding sequence ATGAAAAAAATACTTTTTCTGACAGATTTTTCAGAAGTAGCAAAGAACGCATTTTTATATGCCCTATCGCTTGCAGATAATTTTAACTCGGAATTGCACATTCTGCATATTACACCTATTATTGAACCGAAGACGGACGAGGAACGCTATCGGGTACACCCTTTGGCACAGATTTTCAACGATTCGCTGGAAAATGATGAGTGGAACGAATTTAAGACAGAAGCAAAAAAATTGGAGCAGTTGGCTCATAACAACAATAAGCTTCACGTTCCCGTAGAGTTCCATTTTGAAAATGGCTATTTCCAAGATGTAATTGAGAGCCATATCGTAGAAAAATCAATTGACCTGATTGTAATGGGTACGTCGGGGAATAACACTATAGACAAAAAACTGTTCGGCTCGCACGCAGTAAGGCTGATTGACAGTGGTTTTGATATACCGATATTGGCAGTGCCTGCAAAAGCCGTTTTTACCTCTACGGGGGCGTTTGCCGTTGCGGTAATGCTCGTTGAAAATGAATGTGTCATTATCAGGCGGATTGCCACAAAACTCTCCCCGTCAGAGACACCTTTAAAATGTGTACACATAGTCGATACAGAAGAAAAAGCTATGGCTGCACAACAAAAGAAAGCACATTGGCTTACAAATTTTGAGGGTCTTGATGTTCAGGTGGATATTGTTATTGATACGGATATAGAAGACGGCTTGACAAAGTATGTAGAAGATAACTATATCAATATCCTAAGCATCATACATAGACAATTACCCTTTATGAAAAGATTGTTCAATATAAACCATAGTAAAAGGCTGCTACGTCTTTCTGAAACGGCAATGCTGATATATAATGTAGAAGATAAATAA
- a CDS encoding TolC family protein, with protein sequence MKKITMLLLGLFVFSQTIYAQQGQERTITIKELFELTKENHPNLKVSKTDIAIAKQDVEVAKNAQLPTLNAALQGYYLGDAHIIDKDFSNSTRVDMPHFGNTFSIDASQLIWKGGMVKNGIKAQSLKEELTELNYQSNEQSIKLLVLGYYLDLYQLLNQKSVYQQNIQLAEQRLQNINKFYNQGMVTRNDVIRGELQLSNLKLALQVVENNRQILNKQLTTALGLSENTQIVPDETILSNVPKALLMEDYRAFAQNHPTILMTKKAVDIYETSEKITRAEMMPSLSAFAGNQLARPITTSTPALDMYTNGWSAGLSLNFNIDALYKTPKKIKQVRFEKDKAIAQANEAEQMIDVAVNAAYIKYNEAVTQNNTLETNKELSDENYRIMNSKYNNQLAILLDLIDASNQKLDAELQFANSEISIVYAYYKLLKESGNL encoded by the coding sequence ATGAAAAAAATCACTATGCTATTGTTAGGGCTTTTTGTTTTTTCGCAAACAATCTATGCCCAGCAAGGTCAAGAAAGAACGATAACCATTAAAGAGTTATTTGAGCTGACCAAAGAAAATCATCCGAATCTGAAAGTTTCCAAAACAGATATTGCCATAGCAAAGCAAGATGTAGAAGTTGCTAAAAACGCACAACTCCCTACTTTGAATGCGGCTTTGCAAGGATATTATCTTGGGGATGCCCACATTATTGATAAGGATTTTTCCAATTCCACAAGAGTAGATATGCCACATTTCGGCAATACTTTTTCGATAGATGCCAGTCAGTTGATATGGAAAGGCGGAATGGTAAAAAATGGTATCAAAGCCCAATCTTTGAAAGAAGAATTAACAGAGCTGAATTATCAGTCGAACGAACAAAGCATCAAACTTTTGGTGTTGGGCTACTATCTGGATTTGTATCAACTACTGAACCAAAAATCAGTATATCAGCAGAATATCCAATTGGCGGAACAACGCTTGCAAAACATCAATAAGTTTTATAATCAGGGAATGGTTACGAGAAATGATGTTATCCGCGGCGAACTGCAATTGTCTAATCTTAAACTTGCTTTACAGGTCGTAGAAAATAACCGTCAAATTCTCAATAAACAGCTTACCACCGCTTTGGGATTGTCCGAAAATACACAGATTGTGCCCGACGAAACCATACTTAGCAATGTTCCTAAAGCTTTATTGATGGAAGATTACAGAGCATTCGCACAAAATCATCCAACCATATTGATGACAAAAAAGGCAGTTGATATTTATGAAACCTCCGAAAAGATAACCCGTGCAGAAATGATGCCTTCGTTATCTGCATTTGCAGGAAATCAGCTGGCACGTCCGATTACTACATCAACGCCTGCTCTGGATATGTACACTAACGGATGGAGTGCCGGACTTTCACTGAATTTTAATATTGACGCACTGTACAAAACCCCTAAAAAAATCAAACAGGTGCGTTTTGAAAAAGACAAAGCCATTGCACAGGCAAACGAAGCTGAACAGATGATTGACGTTGCTGTAAATGCCGCTTACATTAAATACAATGAAGCCGTTACTCAGAACAATACACTTGAAACAAACAAAGAACTATCCGATGAAAATTATCGCATTATGAACAGTAAATACAACAACCAGTTGGCTATTTTATTGGATTTGATTGATGCAAGTAATCAGAAATTAGACGCAGAGTTACAGTTTGCTAATTCGGAAATAAGCATCGTTTATGCGTACTACAAATTATTAAAAGAAAGCGGAAATTTATAA